The window atattaaagtgCATTATTTTTTGTGAGATAGTGGTTATAAATTGGGAAGAAAGTGGTCATTATTTTAGTGTAACTTTTGAAACCATTAATGCCATGATCTATTACTAATTACCCACTAAAGATTATATTTTGTAACCACCAACCTATGTTCTACTATTTTATTATCCCACtatcttattatttatttcatGAAAGCCTATAAATAGTGGTGTTTCCTCCTTATAGTGTAGATGAAAAAAATATGGTAGTGAGAATGAGAAAAGTTTTGTGGTATACATGAAAAAGGTGTGGTTGCCATTATAGAAAAGAGAGTTAACAAAAGGAGAACATCTAAGTCTCCAACGTATTCTCTATAGAAGAGAATATTATTTATATTGAAGGAAAGTGTTTattttttgtggagttttggactCAACAACTTGTCTAGAGTTTGTTCGAGTCATACGATATTGCCGGGCTATTGTATCTTAGAGGGAACAAGTCAAGAGTATTACTACTAGACCAGTGAAGATGCTACCGCAGTGGGCTTGAATCTCCTTAAAGCGAGCGAGATATCCGcgcctcatttatttttcttaaaggGAACAAGTcaagaatatttatttatttttcttcatcATATTTTTCAACTATAATTACTTGTAATTTCACCCAGAGAAAGAACTCATTTGCGCACCCAGTGGGGATAGTTCTTGTCTGATTTAGGTTACCTTGTTTTCGGAGCAAGTTATGTAGACAATATGAAAAAACTCAACTGCCAGCACAATTGAAAGGGAAAAAAAATTTAAGTTCTGTAATAGTACCTTTTGCTTTTTTGCTTGTGCAACATCATTTTGTTGAGGAGAAGTCCCAACATCTTCATTGGCAAGCTTAAGTTGTAAAGAGGTCCCAACGTCTTCATTAGCAGGCTGCACACACATCGATTAATCTTAAAATTAAAGCTGAAGGCGACATGGGATGCAAAATATATGCATGTAGTTTAAGTATAGAGGAAAAATACACTTACTTCATCAGCTGACTCGTGAACACTTTTAGATTCAGAAGATACACCTTTCCCTGCATTCTCAATGACGTTATCCTTAGTTTCTCCAAGTGCAGAGGCTTCTTCTACATGAAGTTCAACACTGGGGAATTAGAAACTTCTCAAAACTTGTAAGAACATGATATATTTATGTCAAGTCTCTCCCCATCCCCACCCTAGGGCGAAGCTACTTTATGCGAAGGTGGTTAATTGACCACCTTGGTATTTATACAGCGTATAtataagggggggggggggcgaaAATTCCTGGTTCGACACTGCACCATTGATGCCTTTTGGCTGTTGTTTGTCAAGTGTTGTCTTCTCAAAAGAGCCATTTTGATCATTCAGAGTTTTGACTTCATTGTCTACAACAGATCTTTGGTTCTTTATCATCTTCTTACGGGCTTCTTCTTTTTGCAATTCATTCCACGTATACTGTGGAATTGTACAAAAAGCAAGATCAACGATAGGAtaataattttatttgaaagGGAAAAGAATTGAATGACAAAATTAGATTTGAGAAGAACCAAACTCACCAACACCCAATCACTGTCTTTCATTGTAAGAGAAATCACGAGCAAATATCAGTGTCTCCCCTTGGCTGGTGAGCTATTCCCTAAACAACTTGAATTAATTGAAGAAGCAAATCAGTTTAGGCTCATTAATTATATTACGAAGATCATTTAGAGTTCATTTTAAAAAGTACTATATGTTATCATACCATATTAAGATATCAAGATCAGCACGACTAACAATTAAGTAACATTTAGTAAAAACAAAAAGAGCATATAGATCGACGGATGTTAGTACGTGCAGGTTGCATTCTCTTTTTGTTTAACCATATGTTACTCGGAACCTACTTACCACTAATCTAGATTCGTGCCGTGTAGGTCTATACCATGCATCAAAATGCATGATGCCTTTTGATTTGTAAAAGCATTTTCTTGAAGCGCTAATAAACTTAAAGGAAAAGCttttaatttcaaaatcaaaGTTTCACACAATCCAGATTTAAGATATTAATTCAAAGGAACCATCCCATTTTT is drawn from Nicotiana tabacum cultivar K326 chromosome 9, ASM71507v2, whole genome shotgun sequence and contains these coding sequences:
- the LOC142164350 gene encoding uncharacterized protein LOC142164350 — translated: MKDSDWVLYTWNELQKEEARKKMIKNQRSVVDNEVKTLNDQNGSFEKTTLDKQQPKGINEEASALGETKDNVIENAGKGVSSESKSVHESADEPANEDVGTSLQLKLANEDVGTSPQQNDVAQAKKQKVLLQNLNFFSLSIVLAVEFFHIVYITCSENKVT